A part of Miscanthus floridulus cultivar M001 chromosome 6, ASM1932011v1, whole genome shotgun sequence genomic DNA contains:
- the LOC136458767 gene encoding uncharacterized protein isoform X1 gives MPPPRPPHPAPPPPPPPGPPPLRAHRLPLPPTRPPPASLLLAPPSSPARALALLFPDSSAHLFPSLPSVATSSSPAHTPVPSPLAAAACFALLLPSSHLLFLSAHPSPSSPSVHLRAYSLASAPAFPRFAPASLSFKRHASAAGLPLQGLPFGLGVRLAGGVNAVTLLSLSTGQIWVLAPKLAADGRTVELHKCAVVELEPARPVYAMEVAMGRLLLGEAGGLRVFPLRGLMKRGKEREGKKEVAMAVGRKACHKKNGMLNGLVVPVKRVSYGGSGEGDVVSTCKLTTLRVKQSSGSYCSFLLAFQNDGHKSEGSMELLKSVKAVSIHPLSKNKFLVLDSSGVLHVFSLSTTEMGSGAASKQYSENIHTYRLDYPMKVQLSAVFSVTSIKTQIFWVSDGGHTVHVMSAVETESPNSDNGDVTGERGLATIKLSAIEAIFASERVQDIVSISKDSVLILGQGNMFLYGTS, from the exons ATGCCGCCTCCGCGTCCGCCGCACCCCGCACCTCCCCCTCCTCCGCCGCCCGGGCCGCCTCCTCTACGCGCCCATCGCCTCCCTCTCCCGCCCACCCGCCCGCCCCCCGCGTCTCTCCTCCTCGCGCCGCCCTCCTCCCCAGCCCGTGCCCTCGCGCTTCTCTTCCCCGACTCCTCCGCCCACCTCTTCCCCTCCCTACCCTCCGTCGCCACCTCGTCTTCGCCCGCTCACACCCCCGTCCCGTCAccactcgccgccgccgcctgcttcgCGCTCCTCCTCCCGTCCTCacacctcctcttcctctccgcGCATCCGTCCCCTTCCTCCCCCTCTGTCCACCTCCGCGCCTATTCCCTCGCTTCCGCGCCCGCTTTCCCGCGCTTTGCGCCCGCCTCGCTCTCCTTCAAGCGCCATGCCTCAGCCGCAGGCCTGCCGCTCCAGGGCCTACCCTTCGGCCTCGGCGTCCGCCTGGCCGGCGGGGTCAACGCCGTCACGCTGCTCTCCCTGTCCACCGGCCAGATCTGGGTGCTCGCTCCGAAGCTGGCTGCGGACGGCCGGACGGTGGAGCTGCACAAGTGCGCGGTCGTCGAGCTCGAGCCGGCGCGGCCCGTGTACGCGATGGAAGTCGCAATGGGAAGGCTGCTGCTCGGGGAGGCTGGCGGCTTGCGCGTCTTCCCGCTGCGGGGTTTGATGAAGCGCggaaaggagagggaggggaagaAGGAAGTTGCTATGGCGGTAGGAAGGAAGGCCTGCCACAAGAAGAACGGGATGCTGAATGGCTTAGTTGTGCCAGTTAAGCGTGTTAGCTATGGGGGCAGTGGTGAAGGCGATGTTGTTTCCACTT GTAAGCTCACAACTCTGAGGGTAAAACAGAGTTCAGGAAGCTATTGCTCTTTTTTGTTGGCATTTCAAAATGATGGTCACAAGTCAGAAGGCAGCATGGAATTGCTGAAATCAGTGAAAGCTGTTTCGATCCATCCTCTTTCCAAGAACAAGTTTTTGGTACTGGATTCATCTGGAGTGTTGCATGTCTTCAGTCTTTCAACAACAGAAATGGGCTCAGGAGCTGCCAGCAAGCAATATTCTGAAAATATCCATACATATCGCTTGGATTATCCCATGAAAGTGCAATTATCTGCTGTCTTTTCAGTTACCTCTATAA AGACACAAATTTTTTGGGTTTCAGATGGTGGACATACCGTACATGTAATGTCAGCGGTTGAGACTGAATCCCCAAACAGTGACAATGGAGACGTTACCGGAGAAAGAGGGTTAGCAACTATCAAGCTTTCAG CTATTGAAGCAATCTTTGCAAGTGAAAGAGTTCAGGACATTGTATCTATCTCCAAAGATTCAGTCCTTATCCTTGGTCAAG GCAACATGTTTCTGTATGGAACTTCTTGA
- the LOC136458767 gene encoding uncharacterized protein isoform X2 yields the protein MPPPRPPHPAPPPPPPPGPPPLRAHRLPLPPTRPPPASLLLAPPSSPARALALLFPDSSAHLFPSLPSVATSSSPAHTPVPSPLAAAACFALLLPSSHLLFLSAHPSPSSPSVHLRAYSLASAPAFPRFAPASLSFKRHASAAGLPLQGLPFGLGVRLAGGVNAVTLLSLSTGQIWVLAPKLAADGRTVELHKCAVVELEPARPVYAMEVAMGRLLLGEAGGLRVFPLRGLMKRGKEREGKKEVAMAVGRKACHKKNGMLNGLVVPVKRVSYGGSGEGDVVSTCKLTTLRVKQSSGSYCSFLLAFQNDGHKSEGSMELLKSVKAVSIHPLSKNKFLVLDSSGVLHVFSLSTTEMGSGAASKQYSENIHTYRLDYPMKVQLSAVFSVTSIKCLCRDTNFLGFRWWTYRTCNVSG from the exons ATGCCGCCTCCGCGTCCGCCGCACCCCGCACCTCCCCCTCCTCCGCCGCCCGGGCCGCCTCCTCTACGCGCCCATCGCCTCCCTCTCCCGCCCACCCGCCCGCCCCCCGCGTCTCTCCTCCTCGCGCCGCCCTCCTCCCCAGCCCGTGCCCTCGCGCTTCTCTTCCCCGACTCCTCCGCCCACCTCTTCCCCTCCCTACCCTCCGTCGCCACCTCGTCTTCGCCCGCTCACACCCCCGTCCCGTCAccactcgccgccgccgcctgcttcgCGCTCCTCCTCCCGTCCTCacacctcctcttcctctccgcGCATCCGTCCCCTTCCTCCCCCTCTGTCCACCTCCGCGCCTATTCCCTCGCTTCCGCGCCCGCTTTCCCGCGCTTTGCGCCCGCCTCGCTCTCCTTCAAGCGCCATGCCTCAGCCGCAGGCCTGCCGCTCCAGGGCCTACCCTTCGGCCTCGGCGTCCGCCTGGCCGGCGGGGTCAACGCCGTCACGCTGCTCTCCCTGTCCACCGGCCAGATCTGGGTGCTCGCTCCGAAGCTGGCTGCGGACGGCCGGACGGTGGAGCTGCACAAGTGCGCGGTCGTCGAGCTCGAGCCGGCGCGGCCCGTGTACGCGATGGAAGTCGCAATGGGAAGGCTGCTGCTCGGGGAGGCTGGCGGCTTGCGCGTCTTCCCGCTGCGGGGTTTGATGAAGCGCggaaaggagagggaggggaagaAGGAAGTTGCTATGGCGGTAGGAAGGAAGGCCTGCCACAAGAAGAACGGGATGCTGAATGGCTTAGTTGTGCCAGTTAAGCGTGTTAGCTATGGGGGCAGTGGTGAAGGCGATGTTGTTTCCACTT GTAAGCTCACAACTCTGAGGGTAAAACAGAGTTCAGGAAGCTATTGCTCTTTTTTGTTGGCATTTCAAAATGATGGTCACAAGTCAGAAGGCAGCATGGAATTGCTGAAATCAGTGAAAGCTGTTTCGATCCATCCTCTTTCCAAGAACAAGTTTTTGGTACTGGATTCATCTGGAGTGTTGCATGTCTTCAGTCTTTCAACAACAGAAATGGGCTCAGGAGCTGCCAGCAAGCAATATTCTGAAAATATCCATACATATCGCTTGGATTATCCCATGAAAGTGCAATTATCTGCTGTCTTTTCAGTTACCTCTATAA AGTGTTTGTGCAGAGACACAAATTTTTTGGGTTTCAGATGGTGGACATACCGTACATGTAATGTCAGCGGTTGA